From one Octopus bimaculoides isolate UCB-OBI-ISO-001 chromosome 1, ASM119413v2, whole genome shotgun sequence genomic stretch:
- the LOC106867661 gene encoding 28S ribosomal protein S24, mitochondrial: protein MSSYFCSYFMRTLKPQTLSNHGLTYNLKRQFSKSSVLNKNVRAAQPKISLRQDKPLTYEKSQPPYLIGVTKTWNSWNTSTLLDEGRTSEITVDDIFIRRFMHGTWPRLLMSDVIIKRRHNLIVVAALISQNLLPQKIYFLQGYTEEMLSYILKCPIRLEIQTVKDKKDIIFKYI from the exons ttaaaacCCCAAACTTTGAGTAATCATGGATTAACTTATAACCTCAAAAGACAATTCAGTAAATCTTCTGTTCTTAACAAAAATGTACGTGCTGCTCAGCCAAAAATTTCACTCCGTCAAGACAAGCCTTTAACATATGAAAAATCTCAACCTCCTTACCTAATTGGTGTAACAAAGACTTGGAATTCTTGGAATACTT cCACTCTTCTTGATGAAGGAAGAACTTCTGAAATCACAGTTGATGATATCTTTATTCGTCGATTTATGCACGGTACATGGCCTCGGTTACTCATGTCAGATGTTATAATAAAGAGGCGCCATAATTTAATTGTCGTTGCAGCATTAATTTCCCAAAATCTCTTACCACAAAAAATATACTTTTTGCAAGGCTACACTGAAGAAATGCTTAGTTACATCTTAAAATGCCCTATCAGACTGGAAATACAGACagttaaagataaaaaagatataatatttaaatatatataa